Proteins from a genomic interval of Triplophysa dalaica isolate WHDGS20190420 chromosome 21, ASM1584641v1, whole genome shotgun sequence:
- the slmapa gene encoding sarcolemma associated protein a isoform X7, whose translation MYSQELFQLSQYLQEALHREQMLEQKLATLQRLLASTQEASESSWQALIDEDRLLSRLEVMGNQLQAYSKNQTEDSIRKELVALTEDKHDYESTAKESLRRVLQEKIEVVRKLSEVERSLSNTEDECTHLREMNERSQEELRELANKYNGAINEIKDLTEKIKLAEDKHEELAQKGLNEKKELQLRIEEMEEKEQTLQARIEALQADNDFTNERLTALQVRLEQLQEKSMKENNSLDHFLLNSGGDCTLIQQYIECQSVRQLKEAVDSSINKLSNFDEVIDDHLQNNQTTVDNSLPSPDRLKENQIDAKECDMSDTLSPSKEKSSDDTSDGQMDEQEMNETQNRVSLVKEMDRNLDPGETEEVIPHLHRELQEAQELANTGKQKCIELQALLEEERRTNRQQTEESAKQIRFLQTQLSKLQSDMEALREQRENTITTTREELYSAQEEILVLRHAMESATAEREREIAALQGDLSGVTDELDKWRQTAAKYEVEISNLQASFKLQNQHQEKASQLQGELEKLQGECCGLQKECECLRTDKITLMQKLNRLEEELDSSREQSATLSSSLNSLEKSQGVLENKLGSMQDRHQQDASKLKVQLAQAESRTRDLQKEYDDTQSLLSDLRQRYDRTEQEKCSINDELEQCKINMKLLQDKGSNSGWLPWMPVVVAVVAVTAVVLYPNLSRSSS comes from the exons ATGTATTCTCAGGAACTGTTCCAGctttcccagtacctgcag GAGGCATTACACAGAGAGCAGATGCTGGAGCAGAAGTTGGCCACCCTGCAAAGGCTTTTGGCCAGCACGCAAGAAGCATCCGAGAGCAGCTGGCAg GCTTTAATCGATGAAGACCGGTTACTCTCCAGACTGGAGGTGATGGGGAATCAGTTGCAGGCATATTCAAAA AACCAAACAGAAGACAGCATTCGGAAAGAGCTTGTAGCCTTAACAGAAGACAAACACGATTATGAATCGACAGCCAAAGAGTCCCTGAGGCGGGTCCTTCAGGAGAAAATCGAGGTGGTCAGGAAGCTGTCAGAGGTGGAG AGGAGTCTGAGTAACACAGAGGACGAATGCACGCATCTGAGAGAGATGAACGAGCGATCGCAGGAAGAGCTCAGAGAACTCGCCAACAAATACAATGGAGCCATTAATGAGATCAAGGATCTCACAGAAAAGATCAAG TTGGCGGAGGACAAACACGAGGAGCTTGCGCAGAAAGGACTGAACGAGAAGAAAGAGCTTCAGCTGAGAATCGAAGAGATGGAGGAGAAGGAGCAGACGCTTCAGGCTCGCATCGAAGCCTTGCAGGCGGACAACGACTTTACGAACGAGAGACTAACGGCTCTGCAAG TCCGGTTAGAACAGCTTCAAGAGAAAAGCATGAAGGAAAACAACAGTTTAG ACCACTTTCTTTTAAACAGTGGAGGAGACTGCACTTTAATCCAGCAGTACATTGAGTGTCAAT CGGTCAGGCAGCTAAAGGAGGCTGTGGACTCCTCTATAAACAAGCTGTCCAACTTTGACG AAGTCATTGATGACCATCTTCAGAACAACCAGACGACGGTGGATAACAGTTTACCGAGTCCGGACAGGCTGAAAG AAAACCAAATAGACGCTAAAGAGTGTGATATGTCTGATACACTGAGCCCCAGCAAGGAGAAAAGCAGTGACGACACGTCAG ACGGACAAATGGACGAACAGGAGATGAATGAGACCCAGAACAGAGTTTCTCTTGTGAAAG AAATGGACCGTAATCTTGATCCAGGAGAAACTGAGGAGGTCATTCCTCACCTCCACAGAGAGCTGCAGGAGGCCCAGGAGCTCGCCAACACCGGCAAACAGAAATGCATCGAGCTTCAAG CTCTGTTGGAGGAGGAGAGGAGAACCAACAGACAGCAGACTGAAGAATCTGCTAAACAAATCCGTTTCTTACAGA CTCAGCTATCAAAACTGCAGTCTGACATGGAGGCTCTGCGTGAGCAGAGGGAGAACACTATCACCACCACTCGAGAGGAGCTCTACAGTGCTCAGGAGGAGATCCTTGTGCTCCGGCACGCCATGGAGAGCGCTACAGCCGAGCGGGAACGTGAGATCGCCGCCCTGCAGGGAGACCTGAGCGGCGTTACTGATGAGCTGGACAAGTGGAGACAGACGGCAGCCAAGTATGAAGTGGAGATCAGCAACCTCCAGGCCAGCTTCAAGCTTCAGAATCAGCACCAGGAGAAAGCCAGTCAACTGCAAG GAGAGCTGGAGAAACTTCAGGGCGAGTGTTGTGGTCTACAGAAAGAGTGTGAGTGTTTGAGGACTGACAAGATCACGCTAATGCAAAAGCTGAACAGACTGGAAGAGGAACTGGACAG CTCCAGAGAACAGAGTGCCACGCTGAGCAGCAGTCTGAACTCTCTGGAGAAATCACAGGGGGTCCTGGAGAATAAACTGGGCTCCATGCAGGACCGGCACCAACAGGACGCCAGCAAACTGAAGGTACAACTGGCCCAAGCTGAGAGCCGCACCAGAGACCTGCAGAAAGAG tacGACGACACTCAGAGCCTGCTGTCAGATCTCAGGCAGCGATACGACCGGACAGAGCAGGAGAAATGCTCCATTAATGATGAGCTGGAGCAGTGTAAGATCAACATGAAGCTCCTGCAGGACAAGGGCAGCAAT AGCGGATGGTTGCCCTGGATGCCGGTGGTCGTCGCCGTGGTTGCCGTGACTGCAGTGGTGCTTTATCCCAACTTGTCCAGGAGCTCCTCGTGA
- the slmapa gene encoding sarcolemma associated protein a isoform X6 — protein MKFTHGCIVSTIKLFLPDGMEARRRSDVVSEPLPLAIDKVSANTPSMYSQELFQLSQYLQEALHREQMLEQKLATLQRLLASTQEASESSWQALIDEDRLLSRLEVMGNQLQAYSKNQTEDSIRKELVALTEDKHDYESTAKESLRRVLQEKIEVVRKLSEVERSLSNTEDECTHLREMNERSQEELRELANKYNGAINEIKDLTEKIKLAEDKHEELAQKGLNEKKELQLRIEEMEEKEQTLQARIEALQADNDFTNERLTALQVRLEQLQEKSMKENNSLDHFLLNSGGDCTLIQQYIECQSVRQLKEAVDSSINKLSNFDEVIDDHLQNNQTTVDNSLPSPDRLKENQIDAKECDMSDTLSPSKEKSSDDTSDGQMDEQEMNETQNRVSLVKEMDRNLDPGETEEVIPHLHRELQEAQELANTGKQKCIELQALLEEERRTNRQQTEESAKQIRFLQTQLSKLQSDMEALREQRENTITTTREELYSAQEEILVLRHAMESATAEREREIAALQGDLSGVTDELDKWRQTAAKYEVEISNLQASFKLQNQHQEKASQLQGELEKLQGECCGLQKECECLRTDKITLMQKLNRLEEELDSSREQSATLSSSLNSLEKSQGVLENKLGSMQDRHQQDASKLKVQLAQAESRTRDLQKEYDDTQSLLSDLRQRYDRTEQEKCSINDELEQCKINMKLLQDKGSNSGWLPWMPVVVAVVAVTAVVLYPNLSRSSS, from the exons TGTTGTTTCAGAACCACTTCCTCTAGCTATTGATAAG GTGTCCGCAAATACACCCAGTATGTATTCTCAGGAACTGTTCCAGctttcccagtacctgcag GAGGCATTACACAGAGAGCAGATGCTGGAGCAGAAGTTGGCCACCCTGCAAAGGCTTTTGGCCAGCACGCAAGAAGCATCCGAGAGCAGCTGGCAg GCTTTAATCGATGAAGACCGGTTACTCTCCAGACTGGAGGTGATGGGGAATCAGTTGCAGGCATATTCAAAA AACCAAACAGAAGACAGCATTCGGAAAGAGCTTGTAGCCTTAACAGAAGACAAACACGATTATGAATCGACAGCCAAAGAGTCCCTGAGGCGGGTCCTTCAGGAGAAAATCGAGGTGGTCAGGAAGCTGTCAGAGGTGGAG AGGAGTCTGAGTAACACAGAGGACGAATGCACGCATCTGAGAGAGATGAACGAGCGATCGCAGGAAGAGCTCAGAGAACTCGCCAACAAATACAATGGAGCCATTAATGAGATCAAGGATCTCACAGAAAAGATCAAG TTGGCGGAGGACAAACACGAGGAGCTTGCGCAGAAAGGACTGAACGAGAAGAAAGAGCTTCAGCTGAGAATCGAAGAGATGGAGGAGAAGGAGCAGACGCTTCAGGCTCGCATCGAAGCCTTGCAGGCGGACAACGACTTTACGAACGAGAGACTAACGGCTCTGCAAG TCCGGTTAGAACAGCTTCAAGAGAAAAGCATGAAGGAAAACAACAGTTTAG ACCACTTTCTTTTAAACAGTGGAGGAGACTGCACTTTAATCCAGCAGTACATTGAGTGTCAAT CGGTCAGGCAGCTAAAGGAGGCTGTGGACTCCTCTATAAACAAGCTGTCCAACTTTGACG AAGTCATTGATGACCATCTTCAGAACAACCAGACGACGGTGGATAACAGTTTACCGAGTCCGGACAGGCTGAAAG AAAACCAAATAGACGCTAAAGAGTGTGATATGTCTGATACACTGAGCCCCAGCAAGGAGAAAAGCAGTGACGACACGTCAG ACGGACAAATGGACGAACAGGAGATGAATGAGACCCAGAACAGAGTTTCTCTTGTGAAAG AAATGGACCGTAATCTTGATCCAGGAGAAACTGAGGAGGTCATTCCTCACCTCCACAGAGAGCTGCAGGAGGCCCAGGAGCTCGCCAACACCGGCAAACAGAAATGCATCGAGCTTCAAG CTCTGTTGGAGGAGGAGAGGAGAACCAACAGACAGCAGACTGAAGAATCTGCTAAACAAATCCGTTTCTTACAGA CTCAGCTATCAAAACTGCAGTCTGACATGGAGGCTCTGCGTGAGCAGAGGGAGAACACTATCACCACCACTCGAGAGGAGCTCTACAGTGCTCAGGAGGAGATCCTTGTGCTCCGGCACGCCATGGAGAGCGCTACAGCCGAGCGGGAACGTGAGATCGCCGCCCTGCAGGGAGACCTGAGCGGCGTTACTGATGAGCTGGACAAGTGGAGACAGACGGCAGCCAAGTATGAAGTGGAGATCAGCAACCTCCAGGCCAGCTTCAAGCTTCAGAATCAGCACCAGGAGAAAGCCAGTCAACTGCAAG GAGAGCTGGAGAAACTTCAGGGCGAGTGTTGTGGTCTACAGAAAGAGTGTGAGTGTTTGAGGACTGACAAGATCACGCTAATGCAAAAGCTGAACAGACTGGAAGAGGAACTGGACAG CTCCAGAGAACAGAGTGCCACGCTGAGCAGCAGTCTGAACTCTCTGGAGAAATCACAGGGGGTCCTGGAGAATAAACTGGGCTCCATGCAGGACCGGCACCAACAGGACGCCAGCAAACTGAAGGTACAACTGGCCCAAGCTGAGAGCCGCACCAGAGACCTGCAGAAAGAG tacGACGACACTCAGAGCCTGCTGTCAGATCTCAGGCAGCGATACGACCGGACAGAGCAGGAGAAATGCTCCATTAATGATGAGCTGGAGCAGTGTAAGATCAACATGAAGCTCCTGCAGGACAAGGGCAGCAAT AGCGGATGGTTGCCCTGGATGCCGGTGGTCGTCGCCGTGGTTGCCGTGACTGCAGTGGTGCTTTATCCCAACTTGTCCAGGAGCTCCTCGTGA